The Triticum aestivum cultivar Chinese Spring chromosome 7B, IWGSC CS RefSeq v2.1, whole genome shotgun sequence genome window below encodes:
- the LOC123158124 gene encoding uncharacterized protein codes for MPSTNPSSSSSAGDISDAAAAAALSRPAAYRVTSSLLTQDAVDALCRKHGVPTAYTARPAGDRRAFTPPPERAVCLYAHALEAGVRLPLHSFFSKVLTHFNLAPGQLVHSGWRVLVGFVVFCRDAGVKPSTTVFRYFFSLVTYKSGCWYGFRADHDDRKLFTGYCLESEETWKGRFFFLTSPEPWPCPVLWAERPSKYKYSSSVPERVLTSRQKRMAAKLLGARSTAVDLRTYLSDTKLAEVFSSSIASPPPGPALHSTGGKGTDSSAATVKPEPDGDAPTVSLKKRKHEEAAMAKDDLCRSEQSTPHAAHGCSASASGLGAPPGFDPKARHLPVPDTHDGDSADWEAAKKVLECITTPSRERGFAAATPSDVVASSYSAMLQAANYASFSFGYALELEKKLAARDKENAALRLQLESAKAELTAAKRAAEGR; via the exons ATGCCTTCCACCaatccctcctcctcctcatccgccggCGACATcagcgacgccgccgccgccgccgccctctcgaGGCCCGCCGCATATCGGGTCACCTCGTCCCTCCTTACCCAGGACGCGGTCGATGCCCTGTGCAGGAAGCACGGCGTGCCGACCGCCTACACCGCGCGCCCCGCTGGCGACCGGCGCGCCTTCACTCCGCCTCCAGAGCGGGCCGTGTGCCTGTACGCGCACGCTCTCGAGGCCGGGGTGCGCCTCCCGCTGCACAGCTTCTTCTCCAAGGTGCTCACCCACTTCAACCTCGCGCCAGGCCAGCTCGTGCATAGCGGGTGGCGCGTCCTTGTGGGGTTCGTGGTGTTCTGCCGCGATGCCGGCGTGAAGCCATCGACGACCGTATTCCGCTACTTTTTCTCGCTGGTCACATACAAGTCCGGGTGCTGGTACGGCTTCCGAGCTGACCACGACGACCGCAAGCTCTTCACTGGGTATTGTCTGGAATCCGAGGAGACGTGGAAGGGCAGGTTCTTCTTCCTGACATCGCCGGAGCCATGGCCCTGCCCCGTGCTTTGGGCCGAGCGGCCGTCGAAGTACAAGTACTCCAGCAGCGTCCCTGAGCGAGTGCTCACAAGCCGGCAAAAGAGAATGGCGGCAAAGCTACTGGGCGCACGCAGCACCGCGGTTGATCTCCGGACTTACCTCTCTGATACCAAACTTGCAGAGGTTTTCTCTTCCAGCATCGCCTCACCACCGCCCGGACCTGCCCTTCATTCCACTGGCGGCAAAG GCACGGATTCGTCCGCGGCGACTGTGAAACCTGAGCCGGACGGCGACGCGCCGACGGTGTCCCTGAAAAAGAGGAAACACGAGGAGGCAGCTATGGCAAAAGACGACCTTTGCCGTTCTGAGCAGAGCACGCCGCATGCTGCCCATGGCTGCTCGGCCTCCGCATCCGGCTTGGGTGCCCCGCCAGGTTTCGACCCGAAGGCACGGCACCTGCCCGTGCCCGACACACACGACGGCGACAGCGCCGACTGGGAGGCCGCGAAGAAGGTGCTAGAGtgcatcaccacgccgtcgcggGAGCGTGGGTTCGCCGCTGCAACGCCCTCCGACGTCGTCGCGTCGAGCTACTCCGCAATGCTCCAG GCCGCGAACTACGCGTCATTCTCCTTCGGCTATGCACTGGAGCTGGAGAAGAAGCTGGCTGCGCGGGACAAAGAGAATGCCGCTCTACGATTGCAGCTGGAGAGCGCCAAGGCCGAGTTGACCGCGGCGAAGCGCGCAGCGGAGGGGAGATGA